The Gammaproteobacteria bacterium genome window below encodes:
- a CDS encoding alpha-hydroxy-acid oxidizing protein, whose product MSLKRKLYSGNFRKAVSIDDLHEIARRRIPNFALEYVIGGAEDEGSLSWNQEALKSIRFKPNTLVDTSSRQQRINLFGQKANSPLIIAPTGLNGMLHHRADIALAHAAKNNNIPFSLSTVSNVSLEDVAHDVGGRLWMQLYVLTDRDITRDILKRAENENYEALVFTTDANVFGNREWDKRNYRVPAKLTLRNMIDVACHPRWILDVLVPHGIPRFENIVKFMPPEAKTAKGGVAIFPKLFAPDISWDEVSWLREKWPRKLILKGILNAADAIRAAELGCDGIVISNHGGRQLDSCVAPIEVLPEIVEAVGDKITIIVDSGFRRGTDVLKAIALGANAVMIGRATLFGLAAGGQNGVNHALSILTTEIDRALGQLGCNSLDELHSEMLINNIT is encoded by the coding sequence ATGTCACTAAAGCGCAAACTCTATTCAGGTAATTTTCGAAAAGCAGTTTCAATAGATGACTTGCATGAAATTGCGCGGCGTCGAATTCCAAACTTCGCGTTGGAATATGTAATTGGCGGCGCTGAAGATGAAGGTTCATTAAGTTGGAATCAAGAAGCTCTAAAATCTATCCGTTTTAAACCAAACACATTGGTTGATACTAGTTCACGACAACAACGTATTAATTTATTTGGTCAAAAAGCTAATTCACCATTGATTATTGCACCAACTGGGCTGAATGGCATGCTCCATCATCGTGCAGATATCGCACTAGCACATGCTGCAAAAAACAATAATATTCCATTTTCTTTAAGTACCGTTTCCAATGTAAGTCTCGAAGATGTTGCACATGATGTGGGTGGGCGTTTATGGATGCAGCTTTATGTGTTAACGGATCGCGACATTACACGAGATATTTTAAAACGTGCAGAAAATGAAAACTATGAAGCCTTAGTTTTCACGACTGATGCGAACGTATTTGGAAATCGCGAATGGGATAAGCGAAATTATCGTGTGCCCGCAAAACTAACGCTACGTAATATGATAGATGTGGCTTGCCATCCTAGATGGATACTTGATGTATTAGTGCCACACGGTATTCCTCGGTTTGAAAATATAGTTAAGTTTATGCCGCCGGAAGCAAAAACTGCTAAAGGTGGTGTGGCTATTTTCCCAAAACTATTCGCCCCTGATATTTCGTGGGATGAAGTGTCATGGTTGCGAGAAAAATGGCCGAGAAAATTAATATTAAAAGGCATTTTGAATGCTGCAGATGCAATTCGTGCAGCAGAGCTTGGTTGTGATGGAATTGTTATCAGTAATCATGGTGGAAGACAATTGGATAGTTGTGTTGCACCAATTGAAGTCTTGCCTGAAATTGTTGAAGCAGTAGGGGATAAAATAACAATTATAGTGGATAGCGGTTTTAGGCGAGGTACTGATGTGCTAAAAGCCATTGCATTAGGTGCGAATGCAGTAATGATTGGACGTGCAACATTATTTGGGCTTGCTGCCGGTGGACAAAATGGTGTTAATCATGCGCTATCTATTCTCACTACAGAAATTGATCGTGCGCTGGGTCAGCTTGGTTGCAACTCTTTAGACGAATTGCATTCCGAAATGTTGATAAACAACATTACTTAA
- a CDS encoding acetamidase — protein sequence MEMISRKYPNDWVENSIMYKRGVGKGSSGVTHHLTEDVQGTYIYTMGPYSDPVMTIKPGDQVVVETRDAFEGAIKSEQDKPSEILKMPFLNPQAGPIMIEGAEPGDAVAVHIETMAPRGPKPQGTCCMIKEFGALTGTYYTATLNEPLPEKVRKVDIDEQSVYWSDKVTLPYRPHIGTLSLSPEIDSINSLTPDNHGGNMDLPDMGPGTITYLPVRSPGGRLFIGDAHACQGDGEVCGVAVEFPTVTTITVDLIKDYTIEWPRLEADDFIMGIGSTRPLEDATRIAYRELIYWMENEYDFDRWDAYMMLSQCGKVRLGNFVDPKYTVGAAIPKRYLT from the coding sequence ATGGAAATGATCAGTCGAAAATATCCAAATGATTGGGTAGAAAATTCCATTATGTACAAACGTGGAGTGGGCAAAGGATCAAGCGGGGTTACTCACCATTTAACAGAAGATGTACAAGGCACCTATATTTACACTATGGGTCCCTATTCAGATCCAGTGATGACAATTAAACCAGGTGATCAAGTAGTTGTAGAAACACGTGATGCATTTGAAGGTGCAATTAAATCAGAGCAAGATAAACCTTCTGAAATATTAAAAATGCCATTTTTAAATCCACAAGCTGGCCCCATAATGATTGAAGGCGCGGAGCCTGGTGATGCGGTAGCCGTACACATAGAAACTATGGCTCCACGCGGGCCCAAACCTCAAGGCACATGCTGCATGATAAAAGAATTTGGCGCATTAACAGGTACCTATTACACCGCTACGCTAAATGAACCTTTGCCTGAAAAAGTACGCAAAGTAGACATTGATGAGCAAAGCGTCTATTGGAGCGATAAAGTAACACTTCCGTATCGACCGCATATTGGTACTTTATCCTTATCACCTGAAATCGATTCTATTAATTCGCTTACTCCAGACAATCATGGTGGCAACATGGATCTTCCCGATATGGGGCCGGGAACCATTACCTATTTACCCGTACGCTCACCGGGTGGACGGCTTTTCATAGGAGATGCTCATGCATGTCAAGGTGATGGTGAAGTTTGTGGTGTTGCAGTTGAATTTCCAACGGTAACCACCATTACTGTTGATTTAATTAAAGACTACACCATTGAATGGCCAAGACTTGAAGCTGACGATTTTATTATGGGCATTGGCAGTACTCGGCCTTTAGAAGATGCGACCAGAATTGCTTATCGAGAACTTATTTATTGGATGGAAAATGAATACGACTTTGATCGCTGGGATGCTTACATGATGCTAAGCCAATGTGGAAAAGTACGTTTAGGTAACTTTGTAGATCCAAAATACACCGTGGGTGCAGCAATACCTAAAAGATATTTAACTTAG
- a CDS encoding ATP-binding cassette domain-containing protein, with product MQILNTDNVVAGYKTANVLQGVSISLSEGEIVSVVGRNGVGKSTLVKTIIGLLPARSGQIIFNNKDITLTKANIRAKSGIGYVPQGRGIFAELTVQENLRMGGLIGAKQKKLNFDAIYSYFPILKERLHQRGGTLSGGQQEMLAIARALINQPKLLLLDEPSDGVQPSIVEEIGSFLLKLKETGDITVLLVEQNFDLLQTVSDRAYAMEKGKVSDALTKEDLNNDETLAAHIAV from the coding sequence ATGCAGATTTTAAATACTGATAATGTAGTTGCAGGTTACAAAACAGCAAACGTTTTGCAAGGTGTCAGCATATCCTTATCAGAAGGTGAAATAGTTTCTGTTGTGGGTCGAAATGGTGTCGGAAAATCCACTCTGGTAAAAACCATTATCGGATTGTTGCCTGCACGCTCTGGCCAAATTATTTTTAATAACAAAGATATTACCTTAACCAAAGCGAATATTCGTGCAAAATCAGGAATTGGTTATGTTCCTCAAGGCCGTGGGATTTTTGCTGAGTTAACCGTACAAGAAAATTTACGAATGGGTGGCTTAATCGGTGCTAAACAGAAAAAACTAAATTTTGATGCTATTTACTCTTACTTCCCTATTTTAAAAGAACGACTACATCAACGCGGAGGTACGCTCAGCGGCGGTCAACAAGAAATGCTTGCTATTGCACGAGCACTTATCAATCAGCCAAAACTTTTATTATTAGACGAACCTAGTGATGGCGTTCAACCTAGCATCGTTGAGGAAATTGGCAGTTTTCTATTAAAACTTAAAGAAACAGGTGACATTACCGTCTTGCTAGTGGAACAAAATTTTGATTTGCTGCAAACCGTTTCTGATCGTGCATATGCAATGGAAAAAGGCAAAGTATCGGATGCTTTGACAAAAGAAGATTTAAATAATGACGAAACACTCGCAGCACATATTGCTGTGTAA
- a CDS encoding ATP-binding cassette domain-containing protein, whose protein sequence is MASEYALETRNVNKRFGGVVAANNVDLKVEPGELRCIIGPNGAGKSTLFSLLCGIQRADSGEIYINGHDVTRMQPYRRVRHGIGLTFQTNRAYQELSVKHNLMVPNPSLAVSKKSHQQGQERLVLALEEFGLDPNDDTLASEIPHHTLQWLEISMMLAGFPNLVLIDEPTAGMSREETDRTSMVLKKLNGNGLTIIVVEHDMHFVKSIAKKVTVLHQGRIFTEGNLDEVIANEEVKKIYLGHAH, encoded by the coding sequence ATGGCAAGCGAATACGCACTAGAAACACGCAACGTTAACAAACGTTTTGGCGGAGTCGTTGCTGCAAACAATGTGGACTTAAAAGTTGAGCCTGGTGAGTTAAGGTGCATCATTGGCCCTAACGGTGCAGGAAAATCGACACTTTTTTCACTATTGTGTGGCATCCAGCGCGCCGACAGCGGCGAAATCTACATCAATGGGCATGATGTTACGCGTATGCAACCCTACAGACGCGTACGCCATGGAATTGGCCTTACTTTTCAAACCAACCGTGCTTACCAGGAACTAAGTGTAAAACATAATCTTATGGTTCCAAACCCATCTTTAGCTGTCTCAAAAAAATCCCATCAACAAGGTCAAGAAAGATTAGTGTTAGCGCTGGAAGAATTTGGATTAGATCCTAATGACGATACGCTTGCTAGCGAAATACCCCATCACACTCTTCAATGGTTGGAGATTTCTATGATGCTAGCAGGGTTTCCTAATCTTGTATTGATAGATGAACCCACTGCGGGAATGTCACGTGAGGAAACAGATCGCACTTCAATGGTATTGAAAAAGCTAAATGGAAATGGTCTTACCATCATTGTAGTTGAACACGATATGCATTTTGTTAAAAGTATTGCTAAAAAAGTTACTGTTTTACATCAAGGGCGTATTTTCACAGAAGGTAATTTAGATGAAGTTATCGCTAACGAAGAAGTTAAAAAAATATATTTAGGGCATGCACATTAA
- a CDS encoding urea ABC transporter permease, giving the protein MTSKILHLIGGDADIGTSKIFWIGFVIAVILFALYPTQVSEFRASNVSYYLLNIPLALGMALLWGYCGVLSFGHVAYFGIAGYTYGIIAGNMAGNSLASLAGILGGLVASAVVAGIFAYFVFYSRVREWIIPILTLVLTLLLETFLGQTAGYQWRVGSVLLGGYNGMTGIPSFQIGSFVFMGNSFYYFCMVIVLACYVSLRMLLNSKFGQVVTAIREDPLRTEIFGYDIRARQWLVFVLSAVLAAISGLLYVQWGNYITPSQVGLLSAALPVIWAAVGGRTSLLAVLIATIVLNWVTFTLSSQGNQYAMVIIGAALVITMVFFPRGIVIMLAEWVGKYTNRKSTRVIR; this is encoded by the coding sequence ATGACCTCAAAAATATTACATTTAATTGGTGGCGATGCTGATATAGGCACATCAAAAATATTTTGGATTGGATTCGTGATTGCGGTAATTCTTTTTGCACTTTATCCAACTCAAGTTTCTGAATTTCGCGCATCCAATGTTTCTTATTATTTACTAAATATTCCACTCGCACTCGGTATGGCATTGCTATGGGGTTACTGTGGAGTATTAAGTTTTGGGCACGTAGCTTATTTTGGCATTGCCGGTTATACCTACGGAATTATTGCCGGTAATATGGCAGGTAATTCACTCGCTTCATTGGCAGGAATCTTAGGTGGCTTAGTTGCAAGCGCAGTAGTTGCTGGAATATTTGCATACTTTGTTTTCTACTCGCGTGTACGTGAGTGGATCATCCCCATTCTCACACTTGTATTAACTCTACTTTTAGAAACTTTCCTTGGCCAAACTGCTGGGTATCAGTGGCGAGTTGGTTCTGTACTGCTAGGCGGCTACAACGGCATGACCGGTATACCATCATTTCAAATTGGAAGTTTTGTTTTCATGGGCAATTCATTTTACTACTTCTGCATGGTGATTGTTTTAGCATGTTACGTAAGTTTGAGAATGCTATTAAATTCAAAATTTGGCCAAGTGGTTACCGCAATTCGCGAAGACCCATTGCGTACAGAAATTTTTGGTTATGATATTCGCGCAAGACAATGGTTGGTATTTGTTTTATCAGCTGTATTAGCGGCTATAAGCGGTTTGTTATATGTGCAATGGGGAAATTACATAACACCTAGTCAGGTTGGATTGTTATCAGCTGCACTACCTGTAATTTGGGCTGCTGTTGGTGGACGTACTAGTTTGCTGGCCGTACTTATTGCAACTATTGTTCTAAATTGGGTGACATTTACCTTGTCTTCACAAGGCAACCAGTATGCAATGGTCATCATTGGAGCTGCATTAGTCATTACGATGGTCTTCTTCCCACGCGGCATTGTCATCATGCTTGCTGAATGGGTAGGTAAATATACTAATCGAAAAAGCACCAGAGTGATCCGTTAA
- a CDS encoding branched-chain amino acid ABC transporter permease gives METDALALSLTYQFGTNAAFLFLAALGLIVILGMMNIINLAHGELMMMGAYVATITHNQLNLPFPLAVIVSFFAVAIFGAILELLIVRRFYGRELGALVVTWGISLILGQGTLLVFGPFMPAIKIPGGSYSYGGFSYSAYWLILIAISIALIAGLYWLYRYTNYGLQARATMQNAEMAKALGVPTSHVYTLTFSLGAGLAGLSGALLAPTSTIAPFMGQQFVAPAFITVVVGGAANVISGAVGSSVLLSAIKTPIGMAYGAFLGTVALLIASLIIIRIMPDGISAAIQKLMDRRRTRNTK, from the coding sequence ATGGAAACCGATGCTCTTGCACTGAGCCTGACGTACCAGTTTGGTACAAATGCTGCGTTCTTATTCTTAGCAGCACTCGGGCTTATCGTGATATTGGGTATGATGAATATCATCAATCTTGCCCATGGCGAATTGATGATGATGGGTGCCTATGTCGCTACCATTACACATAATCAACTTAATCTTCCCTTCCCTTTAGCCGTAATCGTTAGTTTTTTTGCGGTCGCAATCTTCGGCGCCATACTTGAATTATTAATTGTAAGACGTTTCTATGGCCGTGAATTGGGTGCGCTGGTCGTAACTTGGGGTATAAGTTTGATATTAGGCCAAGGAACACTTCTAGTTTTTGGTCCATTTATGCCCGCTATAAAAATACCAGGCGGATCGTATTCCTATGGAGGGTTTTCTTATTCAGCTTACTGGTTAATCCTAATTGCGATTTCAATTGCTTTAATCGCTGGATTATATTGGCTCTATCGTTATACAAATTACGGATTACAAGCACGTGCCACGATGCAAAATGCAGAAATGGCAAAAGCCTTGGGCGTGCCTACTAGCCATGTATACACACTAACCTTCAGCCTTGGTGCAGGTCTCGCTGGTTTAAGTGGCGCCTTATTGGCACCTACTTCAACGATTGCACCTTTCATGGGCCAACAATTTGTCGCACCTGCTTTCATAACGGTTGTAGTGGGAGGAGCAGCCAATGTAATTAGTGGTGCGGTAGGCAGCAGCGTGTTGCTATCTGCAATTAAAACGCCTATTGGAATGGCATACGGAGCATTTTTAGGAACCGTAGCTTTGCTAATTGCTTCACTAATCATCATTCGTATCATGCCTGACGGTATTTCAGCAGCAATTCAAAAGTTAATGGATCGAAGACGTACTCGTAATACAAAATGA
- a CDS encoding transporter substrate-binding protein produces the protein MKNDNKSDQPAKESISEETTGTVGHKVTRRTFLKGSAAVSAGAIAPMYLAGISKSFAAKGGAVKIGHIEDLSGNLAVYGIQKDHAAQLAVSEINAGLTLKGGPVGSGGLGAMSNHTTSAPVMGNGDKDLKVVHDGGKLSASGMAFVEDEDVLVDSGESGILGREVELLNTDGQSNNNIWQQLTKKLIQEDKVDCLVAGFTSAEREAIRPIVDQFKQLYIYTNQYEGGVADSNTFCTGAICEQQVIPVVDYMIQKFGPRVYTIAADYNFGQLTAAWTRAFAPQVGGEIIGEEFVPLSVSDFTTSIAKVQAAKPDWVFTLLVGSNQSNYYPQAAATGLKYPMASTVNMAQGYEHRRFKAPSLDRMYNCVNYIEEIPTARNRAFVKRWYKMFPDDPYIGQMAQNTYFSIHMYAKAARIAGTTDQEEVKRALESGLHIEAPEGTVFMEPSTHHCSHYIRLATADADHNVSFVREWPSIQPWWLQRLGVNLVKHKEYKQYIPDEDPFFKS, from the coding sequence ATGAAGAACGATAATAAATCGGATCAACCTGCTAAGGAAAGCATCTCAGAAGAAACAACAGGAACGGTTGGTCATAAAGTAACTCGACGCACCTTTTTAAAAGGTTCCGCAGCAGTATCTGCAGGTGCTATAGCACCTATGTATCTCGCCGGAATTAGCAAATCATTTGCTGCAAAAGGCGGTGCGGTAAAAATTGGGCATATCGAAGACTTATCTGGAAACCTTGCAGTCTATGGGATTCAGAAAGATCATGCCGCTCAACTTGCAGTTAGTGAAATCAACGCTGGATTAACCCTTAAGGGTGGCCCAGTTGGTTCTGGTGGTTTGGGCGCTATGTCTAATCACACAACTAGTGCGCCTGTAATGGGTAATGGAGACAAAGACCTAAAAGTTGTCCACGATGGTGGCAAACTGTCTGCTTCAGGCATGGCCTTTGTTGAGGATGAAGATGTATTGGTTGATTCAGGTGAGTCAGGAATATTAGGCCGTGAAGTTGAACTGCTCAATACTGATGGACAATCAAATAATAATATTTGGCAACAATTAACAAAAAAATTAATCCAAGAGGATAAAGTTGATTGTTTAGTGGCTGGGTTCACCAGTGCTGAACGGGAGGCTATTCGACCTATCGTCGATCAATTTAAACAACTGTATATATACACTAATCAATATGAAGGTGGCGTAGCCGACTCTAATACTTTTTGCACGGGCGCAATTTGTGAACAACAAGTCATCCCGGTTGTGGATTACATGATCCAAAAATTTGGGCCGCGAGTTTACACGATTGCAGCAGACTACAACTTTGGACAACTCACCGCAGCTTGGACGCGTGCTTTTGCACCGCAAGTTGGTGGCGAGATTATTGGTGAAGAATTTGTTCCATTAAGCGTTTCAGACTTCACAACATCCATCGCTAAAGTACAAGCAGCCAAACCGGATTGGGTGTTCACCTTGTTAGTTGGTTCAAATCAATCTAACTACTATCCACAAGCCGCAGCAACTGGGCTTAAGTATCCAATGGCTTCAACCGTTAACATGGCACAAGGCTATGAACATCGACGCTTCAAAGCCCCATCACTTGATCGTATGTATAACTGTGTTAACTATATTGAAGAAATACCCACTGCACGTAACCGTGCATTTGTAAAACGCTGGTACAAGATGTTCCCAGATGATCCGTACATTGGTCAGATGGCACAAAACACTTACTTCTCAATTCACATGTACGCTAAGGCTGCACGCATTGCAGGTACAACGGATCAAGAAGAAGTTAAACGTGCACTGGAGTCCGGCTTACATATTGAAGCACCTGAAGGCACTGTGTTTATGGAACCGTCTACGCACCATTGCTCTCACTATATCCGCTTAGCAACAGCTGATGCAGATCATAATGTTAGCTTTGTACGTGAATGGCCAAGTATACAACCATGGTGGTTACAACGACTTGGAGTTAACCTAGTTAAGCATAAGGAATACAAACAATATATTCCTGACGAAGATCCATTCTTCAAAAGCTGA
- a CDS encoding cation:proton antiporter, with translation MDINISSSESIIFSIFIIFTSAAALATIALFARQALLVAYIAVGIILGPSVLNFVPDTEFSQQIAKVGIMFLLFLLGLNLHPQKLIASIKQSTLITFGASLIFALIGFIAAMTLQLPLMDQFVIAAAFMFSSTIIGLKLLPTTVLHHQHVGEIIISILLLQDILAIILLLLIETQNTDTNTFYALGKLALALPGLIAFAFLVERFVLIKLMSKFDKIKEYIFLLAIGWCLGIAELAHYIGLSHETGAFIAGVAIAVGPISFYISESLKPIRDFFLVIFFFSLGASLDIGLAWKLLLPAIITSTVLLLIKPYVFKYLIQKSGESDKDSKEIGVRLGQLSEFSLLLGFVAFSAGLITLKASNFIQVCTIVSFILSTYLIVLKYPTPIAVSDKLRRD, from the coding sequence ATGGATATAAATATATCTTCATCAGAATCAATTATATTTTCCATCTTTATCATTTTCACCAGTGCTGCAGCACTGGCAACCATTGCTCTTTTTGCACGACAAGCATTGTTAGTAGCCTATATAGCGGTTGGGATCATCCTTGGTCCTTCCGTATTAAACTTTGTCCCTGACACTGAGTTTTCACAGCAAATTGCTAAAGTCGGCATTATGTTCTTGTTGTTTCTATTAGGTTTGAACCTACACCCACAAAAACTTATTGCATCCATCAAGCAATCAACGCTAATAACTTTTGGTGCATCATTAATTTTTGCACTTATTGGCTTTATAGCAGCCATGACACTACAGCTTCCACTTATGGATCAATTTGTCATTGCAGCTGCATTTATGTTCTCCAGCACTATCATAGGTCTAAAGTTACTTCCCACAACCGTTTTGCATCACCAGCATGTTGGCGAAATCATTATTAGTATTTTATTATTGCAAGACATCTTGGCGATAATTCTTTTACTTTTAATTGAAACTCAAAATACAGATACTAATACCTTTTATGCTTTGGGAAAGCTGGCACTTGCACTACCTGGATTGATCGCCTTTGCATTTTTGGTTGAGCGCTTTGTATTAATCAAATTGATGTCTAAATTCGATAAAATCAAAGAATATATTTTCTTATTAGCGATTGGTTGGTGCTTGGGTATCGCAGAACTTGCTCACTATATTGGCTTATCACATGAAACCGGCGCATTTATTGCGGGCGTTGCCATTGCGGTTGGACCGATTTCATTTTATATATCTGAAAGCCTCAAACCAATTCGTGATTTCTTTTTAGTGATATTCTTTTTCTCACTTGGTGCAAGTCTGGATATTGGCCTAGCTTGGAAGTTACTTCTACCCGCCATTATTACAAGCACAGTACTACTACTCATAAAACCCTATGTATTTAAATATTTGATTCAAAAAAGTGGCGAATCAGATAAAGATTCGAAAGAAATCGGCGTGCGCTTGGGACAACTCAGTGAGTTTTCATTATTGCTCGGCTTCGTAGCCTTTAGTGCTGGTTTGATCACACTCAAAGCATCTAACTTTATACAAGTATGCACCATTGTTAGCTTTATCTTATCCACCTATTTAATTGTATTAAAGTATCCGACCCCAATAGCAGTAAGCGATAAATTAAGACGTGACTAA
- the glcF gene encoding glycolate oxidase subunit GlcF — translation MQTSFTSEFIQSADGERVNNILRKCVHCGFCNATCPTYELTGNELDGPRGRIYLIKNFFEESLEENSEGSSNETSLKHLDRCLTCLACETTCPSGVKYGELVDIGRKHINASIQRPVLSKIKRKLILNAFSSSMRVGILLAIARIFKPLLPASLASKLPAKIKLSAISASGLGPSLGILSSSSRKMLTIKGCVQKAAAPQINFATKKVLADSDIQLDEANSACCGALAFHLTELDQAHATIRKNIDHWYQILNDGYEKILINSSGCSTFIKQYATIMQDDNAYADKAKFISEHCIDLSEIASELTPKAPHSREKTTKNSTNKTIAFHSPCTLQHGQNINGKIEEKLIQAGYNLVEVQDSHLCCGSAGTYSLLEGDMSSQLLENKVANLENNQPDMIVTANIGCLMHIQSGTKIPVKHWIELLV, via the coding sequence ATGCAAACCTCTTTTACATCTGAATTCATTCAATCCGCTGATGGTGAACGTGTAAACAACATTTTACGCAAATGTGTGCACTGTGGGTTTTGTAATGCAACTTGCCCCACCTATGAACTTACGGGTAACGAGTTAGATGGGCCACGTGGTCGAATATATTTAATTAAAAACTTTTTTGAAGAGAGCCTTGAGGAAAACAGCGAAGGCTCTTCCAATGAAACCAGTTTAAAACACCTAGATCGATGCTTAACTTGCCTAGCCTGTGAAACTACCTGTCCTTCTGGCGTGAAGTATGGCGAATTAGTAGATATTGGCAGGAAACACATAAATGCCTCAATACAACGTCCAGTGCTTAGCAAAATCAAACGCAAATTGATTTTGAATGCATTTTCCAGCTCGATGCGTGTTGGCATACTGCTGGCTATAGCGCGCATATTTAAGCCTCTCCTGCCTGCAAGTTTGGCTAGCAAATTACCAGCTAAAATTAAACTGTCGGCTATCTCTGCATCAGGCTTAGGCCCAAGTTTAGGTATACTTTCTTCCTCGTCTCGTAAAATGCTCACCATAAAAGGTTGCGTGCAAAAAGCGGCTGCACCACAAATCAATTTTGCGACTAAAAAGGTTTTAGCTGATTCTGATATTCAACTCGACGAAGCAAATTCTGCTTGTTGTGGTGCACTCGCATTCCATTTAACTGAGCTTGATCAAGCACATGCCACCATTCGCAAAAATATTGATCATTGGTATCAAATACTTAATGATGGATACGAGAAGATATTAATTAATTCAAGTGGTTGCAGTACCTTTATAAAGCAATATGCGACGATCATGCAAGATGACAATGCCTATGCGGATAAGGCCAAATTCATCTCAGAACATTGTATCGATCTTTCTGAAATTGCTAGCGAACTCACACCAAAAGCTCCCCATAGTAGGGAAAAGACTACGAAAAATAGTACGAATAAAACCATAGCGTTCCATAGCCCTTGCACCTTACAGCATGGTCAGAATATCAACGGAAAGATTGAAGAAAAATTGATTCAAGCGGGTTATAACTTAGTAGAAGTTCAAGATTCTCACTTATGTTGCGGATCAGCAGGAACCTATTCTTTACTTGAAGGCGACATGTCTTCGCAGTTATTAGAGAACAAGGTTGCCAACCTTGAAAACAATCAACCCGATATGATCGTCACCGCCAATATTGGCTGTCTCATGCACATACAATCAGGCACAAAAATACCCGTCAAACATTGGATTGAACTACTCGTTTAA
- the glcE gene encoding glycolate oxidase subunit GlcE, with the protein MSDCKTEITSKLQDAFQQKQALQIKAGNTKPFYGRKINAEPLSLARHTGIIEYEPSELYLTARSGTSLLEIEQAVADQNQILPCEPPHFGAAATLGGMIACGLAGPRRVIAGNVRDCVLGTEILNGKGEVLRFGGKVMKNVAGYDVSRLMCGALGTLGVLMSVSLRLLPKPSCEQTIALTVDGATAIIKMNQWANTPMPISATYYDGSELYVRLSSSASAVEACKNEIGGHQTEEHEMFWTSIKEQTHAFFSSDMPLWRISIPPNTPTLNLPGASVMEWNGALRWYKSDAEENIIRSEAKRVGGHANLFKGNITDQVFHPIPSPSMKLHKKLKQALDPAGILNPGKMFAEL; encoded by the coding sequence ATGTCAGATTGCAAAACTGAGATTACATCTAAACTTCAAGATGCTTTTCAACAAAAACAAGCTTTACAAATTAAAGCAGGCAACACAAAACCATTTTATGGCAGAAAGATTAACGCTGAGCCACTTTCGTTAGCACGTCATACCGGCATTATCGAATACGAGCCTTCAGAGCTATATCTCACCGCACGCAGCGGTACTTCTTTACTAGAAATTGAACAAGCCGTTGCAGATCAAAATCAGATTTTACCCTGTGAACCTCCTCACTTTGGAGCTGCAGCAACCTTAGGCGGCATGATTGCCTGTGGTCTTGCAGGGCCAAGGCGCGTAATTGCTGGCAATGTACGTGATTGCGTATTAGGAACAGAAATATTAAACGGCAAAGGAGAAGTGCTTCGATTCGGTGGCAAAGTAATGAAGAACGTTGCTGGCTATGATGTATCACGGTTAATGTGCGGCGCTTTAGGTACCTTAGGCGTATTGATGTCGGTTAGCCTACGTTTACTCCCAAAACCTTCTTGTGAACAAACCATTGCATTAACAGTAGATGGCGCGACCGCAATTATCAAAATGAACCAATGGGCTAATACCCCTATGCCCATTTCTGCAACCTATTACGATGGAAGTGAATTATATGTTCGCTTATCAAGCTCGGCATCCGCTGTAGAAGCTTGCAAAAATGAAATTGGTGGCCATCAAACAGAAGAACATGAAATGTTTTGGACCAGTATAAAAGAGCAGACCCATGCCTTTTTTAGTTCGGATATGCCGCTATGGAGAATATCGATTCCACCAAATACACCAACGCTAAACCTACCTGGAGCAAGTGTAATGGAATGGAATGGTGCGCTAAGATGGTACAAGAGTGATGCAGAAGAAAATATAATTCGCTCTGAAGCCAAACGCGTAGGTGGACATGCAAATTTATTCAAGGGAAATATTACCGATCAAGTTTTCCACCCTATTCCTAGCCCATCTATGAAACTTCATAAAAAACTTAAACAAGCATTAGATCCAGCTGGCATTCTCAACCCAGGCAAAATGTTTGCTGAGTTATAA